Proteins encoded by one window of Aphis gossypii isolate Hap1 chromosome X, ASM2018417v2, whole genome shotgun sequence:
- the LOC114130893 gene encoding probable lysine-specific demethylase 4B has protein sequence MKRKTGDIPKIMVFRPDWSEFQDFSRYIDFMESRGAHKAGIAKVIPPPEWIPRKTSYYEDDIMNMVIPAPICQDVQGKQGIYQQLNIQKKPMTVAEYRKLAESPEYDTPYFFDYADLERKYWKNIVYKCPIYGADVSGSITDNDVDVWNINKLGTILDYVNQDYGIKIDGVNTAYLYFGMWKTSFSWHTEDMDLYSINYIHEGKPKSWYAIPPEHGRRFERVANGFFSADFSACPAYLRHKMSMISPQLLAKNSIPFDKITQEKGEFIITFPYGYHAGYNHGFNMAESTNFASPRWVEYGKRAQLCKCQTDNVKIDMDTFVKRLQPEKYELWLQGRDIGCHPEDPSQRMYPAPKH, from the exons atGAAGAGAAAAACAGGGGACATACCTAAAATTATGGTATTCCGTCCAGATTGGTCGGAGTTCCAAGATTTCAGTCGCTATATTGATTTCATGGAATCACGGGGTGCTCATAAGGCGGGTATCGCTAAA gtaataccaCCGCCTGAATGGATTCCAAGAAAAACTAGCTATTATGAAGACGATATTATGAACATGGTTATTCCAGCACCAATCTGTCaa gatgTCCAAGGTAAACAAGGAATATACCAGCAACTCAATATTCAAAAGAAACCCATGACAGTAGCAGAATATAGAAAATTGGCCGAATCTCCCGAATACGATACACcttattttttcgattacgCAGACCTAGAAAGGAagtattggaaaaatattgtttataaatgtccAATCTATGGTGCTGACGTATCGGGATCCATTACTGACAATGATGTAGAT GTATggaacattaataaattgggAACAATTTTGGACTATGTAAATCAAGATTatggtattaaaattgatGGAGTTAACACAGCTTATCTCTATTTTGGCATGTGGAAAACATCATTTTCTTGGCATACTGAAGATATGgatttatacagtataaactatatcCATGAAGGAAAACCAAAGTCATG gTATGCAATACCACCAGAACATGGACGACGCTTTGAAAGAGTAGCTAATGGCTTTTTTTCTGCGGACTTTTCAGCATGTCCAGCATATCTTAGACATAAAATGTCTATGATATCTCCTCAATTGTTGGCAAAAAATAGTATTCCATTTGACAAA ataACACAAGAAAAAGGAGAATTTATCATAACTTTTCCTTATGGATACCATGCTGGATATAATCATGGTTTTAATATGGCTGAATCCACTAATTTTGCATCACCCCGTTGGGTAGAATATGGGAAAAGAGCTCAACTATGTAAATGTCAAACAGACAATGTAAAAATTGATATGGATACTTTTGTGAAACGTTTACAACCTGAGAAGTATGAATTATGGCTTCAAGGAAGGGATATAGGTTGCCATCCAGAAGATCCTAGTCAGCGTATGTATCCAGCACCTAagcattaa